Part of the Candidatus Methylomirabilota bacterium genome, TCGGCAGCGCCTCCACGATTCGCGCGAGCATCGGCGAGTTGCGGTGGACGTCCCCGCACCAGTTCTCGGCGAGCATCAGGGCATACCGCACCTGGCCGAGGCCGGCGAAGAACTTCCGCTCGTCCTCGGTCAGCGACGCCTTCTGGTAGTTCTCTTCGGTCCGCGCCCGGGTGTCGCCCATCTGGGCCAGGTAGTCCTTCCAGGTCAGGCCACTGGCGAACCGCTGCGCGTCCAGAGGAATCCTCAGCTGGGCCATGGTCGCTCTCTCCTCCTGTGGGCTCGACGTTGAAGGTCGTTCGACGCGAAACGAGGCGGCGTGGGCGCCCGCCCCGCGACGCCGACGAGGCTCAGGACCGGCTGGCGACCGGCGACGCCGCGGGCGCGCCGAAGACGGGGTTGTCCGTCCGATCGACCAGCGATTCGTCGCCTTCCGTGGGCAGCAGCTCGGCGTGATCCTGGGCCGCGTTGATGTCCCCGTGCCACACCTCTCGCGGCAGCTCGTACAGCACCTCGATGCCGTGACCGTCGGGATCGGAAATGTAGACGCTATGGGTCATGCCGTGGTTGACACGTCGCTGGAACGGGATCCCTTTGCTCCGGAGAAAGGCGATCTGCCGGAGCCACGACTCCCGGTCGGGCCACGCGATGGCCACGTGGTTCAGCCCCGTCCGGCCCGGCAGCAGGCTCCAGGGCTCGTGGTCGGCGCCGCCGGGGCCGTCGGCCCCGGGGACCTCGGCCAGCGCCACGTCGTGATGGGTCACCTCTCCGCCGGCGTCGAGGCCGCTGTAGAAGCGCATCCTCGGCCGCTGCCGCCCCGGGATGGGCCCGAGCTCGGCGACGCACCGAAAGCCCAGGATCTCCGTCCAGAACCGGTGGGAGACGTCGAGGTCTCGCACGTTGAGGACGACGTGATTGATGCCGCGCGGCGGCTGGGCCTGGCCCGGCGGTGCGGGAGCGTGCGCGTCATCGTTCGGCATGGTGCCCCTCCGTGATCCGTGGGGTGCCCGGGGTACCGGCGGTCGCCGCGGGCTCGCCTGCTGACGACATTGTAAGGCATCCGCCGGCGGATCGCCCTCACGGCACGGGGATGCCGCGCCGGGCCAGCTCGCCCTCGAGGTCCAAGGCCCGGGTCGGGGCCGACCGGCCGTCCGGCACCGTCCAGAAGATCTCGAACTCCAGCCCGTCCGGATCCTTGGCATACAAGGACAGGCTGACGCCGTGATTCGACGAGCCGACCAGCGCGCCCGTCTCGATCAGCCGTCGCCGCGCCTGGAGCAGGTCGGTGATGTCGCCGACTTCCCAGGCGGAGTGGTACATGCGCGCCACCTGCTCGTCGGGCCCCGGCACCCCCGTTTGCTCGAACAGGCCGAGGTGATGGTCGTCGGGGCTGCCCGGGATCTTGAGGAAGGCCGCCCGCGGGTACCGCGCCTTCACCTCGAAGCCGAGCACGTCCTGGTAGAAGCGCACGCTACGCTCCACGTCCGACACCCACAGAACCAGGTGCTGTAAGCGCTTGAGGCCGATACCGGTCGCGGCCGTCTCCATCGTGTGAGTCCTCGCTGACTGACGCCAGGCGGCCAGGGGTCTCGCTCATCGCCTTCATGGGCGGGCCGTGCGTCCATCGGTATTGTACCTCCAGGAACGCTGCGCGCGTGGCCGGGGCGGCCGTCTTCGAGCCGGAGGGCGGGCGCCGGGCGGGGCCCAAGTCTCGGGGTCCGGGTCTCGGGTCCGGGCCTCACGCCTCCGTGTCAACCGATCCCGACCCTCATTCGTCAAACCAGGTAGAACGTGGATGCGCCCATCGATGGTGGTCCCGGGAGCGGAGGCGACCTACGACGAGGTCTATGCGGCCCACTATTCGCGCGTGCTCCGGCTCTGTCGTCTGCTCCTGGCCGACCCTCACGAGGCGGAAGAAGTCGGCCAGGAGGTCTTCCTCAAGCTCCATCGGGCCCTGCAGCCCGGGGCCCCGTCGACGGCGTGGGGGCCGTGGCTCACCCGGGTTGCCGTCAACGCCTGTCGCGACCGGCGGCGCTCGGGCTGGTGGCGATGGTGGCGGGAGGGCGGAAAGCCGCTGGACGACGGGGCCGTCGCGAGCGCTGGCACGCCCGAGGACGAGGCGGTCAGCCGCGAGACACGCGGGCGGATCTGGCGGGGCTTCCAGCGGCTCTCGCGCCGGCAGCGCGAGGTCTTCGTGCTCCGGCACCTGGAAGGCTGGTCGACAGCCGAGGTCGCGGAGATGCTCGGGATGAGCGTGGGCAGCGTGAAGCAGCATCTGTTCCGGGCAGTTCGGGAGCTTCGCGCGGTCCTGGGAGAGCAAGGATGAAAGGGTGCTTGCAGGATGACGTGCTGGTTCTGCTCCAGGCCGGGGAGGGCTCCCGGGCCGAGCGAGACCACCTGGCCGCCTGTCCGGCGTGCGGGACACGGTACGGCGCGCTGGCCAGCGACCTCGCGGTCATCCGGCGGGCGTTCGACAGCCTTCCGCCTCGGCACCGAGCGGCCCGCCGCGCCGAGTCGCGTCGCCGGGGCTGGATGCAGGCGGCCGCGGGGCTGGCCATCGCGGGTGTGATCGCCGGGGGACTCTGGATGGAGAACGCCGGGCGGCCCGGGAGGCCCGGTGCGCCCGCCGGCTCTCCCGGCGCCGAGGCCGACGTGTTGCCGGTCCTGCAGGCGACGTCGGCCGGCCTGTTCTCCGCGATCGAGCGCGGCGCGGCGCCGCCGGCCGAGGAGGTGCTCTTCGGCAGAGTGCTGACGGCGCTCGACGGGTGGTGCGAGTGGCCGGTGGCACTCGGAAGCGACTGTGAGCCGGAGCACCGGGGAGAGATCGGGGACCTCGCCACGGCCCTCGAGGGATGAGCCGGCCCGGGCCGATCCCCGTCGCATCCCGTCGTCCTGGGTCGTCGGCGTCCCGGGGCTGGTCGAGTCTGGGCCCGGTTCCGTCGCGCGACGGTGAGCGAGGCGGTCACGGAGAGACGGAGGGAACCATGAGCACATGGCGGATTCTGGTGATCTCGGCGTTGATCCTGGGCGGATGGTCGGCGCCGCTCTACGGCCAGCCACGCGGGCCCATGCGGGGCGGCGGGGGCATGGACGGCTTCGGCATGATGCTGCCGGCCGTGCTGAGGTCGGTGAATCTCACACCCGAGCAGGATGCGCAGGTGCGACAAATCCTCGCGTCCCACCGGCCCGCGTTCACCGCGCTGTGGCAGCAGCTGCGGGGGATCCAGGAGGCGATGGCGGACAAGCTCTTCGCGGCGGGTACCGTGCTGCCGGGAGATTTCACGCCCATGCTCCAGCAGAGCGCGCAGCTCCGCGAGCAGCTTCTCCAGGAAGCGCTGAAGGTCGCGCTGGACGTGCGAGCGGTGCTGACCCCCGAGCAGCTCGCCAAGGCGGCTCAGGTGAAGGACCGGCTCCGAGCCCTGCGGGCGGAGGAACGGACGCTGCTCGAGGGCCAGCCGTAAAGGGTTGGCCGGTCCGGGGGGGGCGCATCGGGGCGCGCGATGACGGCCGTCATCTTCGTGATGCTGGCGGGCATGGCTGTCGGTGCCGTGGCGTTCCGCGGCGGGGCGGGCACCGCGATCGGCGTGGTGGTGCTCGGCGCCCTGGGCGCCGCCCTGCTGGACCTGGTCGGCGTCCAGTGGAGAGCTCGGCGCGCCACCGGAGGCGTGGGCGAGTCGGGCGTTCCCCAGCGTGTGCTGTGGCTCATGCTCCGCGATACCTTCCAGGTGAGCGTCGTGGTCATCGCGCTGGTGGGCGGGCTCACATACATGGTGCTCGTCACGGTCGCCCTGAGCCTGCAGCTCCTCCCCGATTGAGGATCAGTCGCGAAAGCGGGCGATGGCCACCTCGGGAACCGGTATCGCCCGGAGTCCCTTGGGCGATGCTGGATCGGGCACCACCCACGCCCGCCGTTCGAAGCCCTCCAGCGCGGAGCGCCCGTCGGCGCGAAGGATCCGGTGCTTCACGAGGAACGTGCGGCCCGCCCACTCGTCCACCCAGGTGTGCAGCTCGAGCTCGTCGCCGAGCTGGCAGGCGTTCTCGTACCTGGCGCCGGTCTCCAGGAGCGGCATGCCGACGACGCCGAAGTCGCGCCGCAGCTCGCCGTAGGACAGGCCGTTCGCCTTGAACAGCCGCTCCGTTCCCTGGTCGAACCATGTGTAGAAGTGCGGATAGAAGACGATGCCGGCGGGGTCGCAGTGCGCCCACTGGACCATGTATCGGGAGACGCAGACCCGCACGATGCCTCCTGTCGGAGCAATAGAGCACCGGGCCCCGATGGGCGTCAAGCCGGCCGGGCGTCCCAGCCGAGCGAGCCCGACGACAGGCCCGAGCGCCGCCCTGCCTGGTTCGGGGGTTGCATGCTCCACGCAGCATGCGCCGGGTCCTGGCCGTCCTCTGCCTGACGG contains:
- a CDS encoding VOC family protein, coding for MPNDDAHAPAPPGQAQPPRGINHVVLNVRDLDVSHRFWTEILGFRCVAELGPIPGRQRPRMRFYSGLDAGGEVTHHDVALAEVPGADGPGGADHEPWSLLPGRTGLNHVAIAWPDRESWLRQIAFLRSKGIPFQRRVNHGMTHSVYISDPDGHGIEVLYELPREVWHGDINAAQDHAELLPTEGDESLVDRTDNPVFGAPAASPVASRS
- a CDS encoding VOC family protein, translating into METAATGIGLKRLQHLVLWVSDVERSVRFYQDVLGFEVKARYPRAAFLKIPGSPDDHHLGLFEQTGVPGPDEQVARMYHSAWEVGDITDLLQARRRLIETGALVGSSNHGVSLSLYAKDPDGLEFEIFWTVPDGRSAPTRALDLEGELARRGIPVP
- a CDS encoding RNA polymerase sigma factor, encoding MVVPGAEATYDEVYAAHYSRVLRLCRLLLADPHEAEEVGQEVFLKLHRALQPGAPSTAWGPWLTRVAVNACRDRRRSGWWRWWREGGKPLDDGAVASAGTPEDEAVSRETRGRIWRGFQRLSRRQREVFVLRHLEGWSTAEVAEMLGMSVGSVKQHLFRAVRELRAVLGEQG
- a CDS encoding periplasmic heavy metal sensor; amino-acid sequence: MSTWRILVISALILGGWSAPLYGQPRGPMRGGGGMDGFGMMLPAVLRSVNLTPEQDAQVRQILASHRPAFTALWQQLRGIQEAMADKLFAAGTVLPGDFTPMLQQSAQLREQLLQEALKVALDVRAVLTPEQLAKAAQVKDRLRALRAEERTLLEGQP
- a CDS encoding acyl-CoA thioesterase, giving the protein MRVCVSRYMVQWAHCDPAGIVFYPHFYTWFDQGTERLFKANGLSYGELRRDFGVVGMPLLETGARYENACQLGDELELHTWVDEWAGRTFLVKHRILRADGRSALEGFERRAWVVPDPASPKGLRAIPVPEVAIARFRD